CTTTGGTTCCAGAAAAGAAAATTGTGGATTTTCCACCTTGTCATCAAAATATTATATCAATACATTGAAAAGTCAAGGATATCTTTCTTATAAGCAGCTCAAACAGAGCAGGCCATTATCAATGCTGATAATCCGGGTTTGCTATCTCCAATGATGTTATTTTGCCCTCGTTATCTCTTGCTCTTACCCACCCTTGACCTTCCCATGCAGTCTTCACTTCTTTCTGTTTCCTCCATTACCCAACCCCTCCACAACGCCCTCCCTccaagacatacacacacacacacacacaccattccttTTCTCCCGCTCAACCGACAAATTGGCCTTTATCAGGGGGCATGCTGGTGGCGTGGCTGATCCTCAGCATATAACAGATGTGGGTGTGAGCTGTAgcgtcccacccccccccccccccccccccccacacacacacacacacacacacacacacacacaccttcagctGCATGAGAAAACGTGCAGGCAAAAGACATGGCCTACGATCGCTGGGGCTCAGTTACAGTAATGGGATGACGTTGATGACTTAAACAACACATGTGGTATAATCAGAGCAGTGATAACAACCTGAATGTAAGCCAGAGACCAAGAGATAaagtgacacacacgcactcaaacactcacacagaaaaCAGGCGCAGCCCGTTTGTTCACCGCAGCAGGTAAGCCCATCTCTAGATCGTGCTCTATATACTTGTAGTGTACTCTCTACTCTCACTCCCTGCTTGCAATCGGGCTGTAGCCCGACCAAAGAGATGCATGTTAGCCTAACAGTGATGTCAATTAGCACCCCCGTTAGTTGGACTAGCCTCTCTGAACAGTAAACAACCAATATTAAAGGTAAGTCTGTATGTCTCTGAGTCTATACAAAttgagcggtgtgtgtgtgcgtgtgtgtgtgtgtgtgtgtgtgtgtgtgtgtgtgtgtgtgtgtgtgtgtgtgtgtgtgcaaccagtgcacatacatacatttggGGTTAATTTGAGAGAATACAGAATGTTTGGATTTTACGTTCCATTGGACAGTAGGTAAATGTGCTGTCACCCACTCTTGATTTGAGTGAAATGTAGCTCCTGTagattctctgttcagacttGTATACTTATCCTCAGGACCACTTGTCTCTGCAGGCCCCCCATTGCAACTTGGCTAATAGACCCTGCTTAGGATGAGAAAAGCTCCCAAGAACAGGCACTTAAGCATATATTTAATGTGTATGTATACAATATCTGGACTGAAGCTATTGTTTAGGTTGCGAAACCCTTTCTTCTGATTGCGGGATGCAAGGGTGGTTGATCTTTGATCTCTACTGTCTGTTCAGAGTCCAAGGGAGGAAATACTCCACCTCCCATTTTACAACAGATATGTTCTTACAATGACCCAATGTCCAAACCAACAGAACTCCCTGACAATATATTCCCATAATTAAACATTAATATGGCACTATATGGGTATTCCCATATGGTCAATTACATTACATTGTATTTTCCATGTGTTTTAGGATGTGGCTCTGATTAGGAGAAATAATAGTGCCTTTGTTTTTCCTCGTCAGCCAACGCAGGCATGTTAGAGCAGGTCAGCGAGTTCCTATGGTGGGAACGCCTGTGGCTTCCCAAAAACGTCTCCTGGTCTGACCTCAAGGACGGCGACGGACTGGTCTACGCCAGACCCTCCCACCTGTACCTGGCCCTCCCATGTGCCTTTGCTCTTCTCCTTGTGAGGTACCTCTTTGAGAGGTGAGGACCACAGAGCTGATGTGTTGCGGGGAAGAACACGGCCAAGAGGCCATGGGTTCAATCACATGTTCTGCTCCTTGTCTTCATGCATGACAAGTAGCTCATTGCAAGTTTCTTTGGATCcaaaacgtctgctaaatgaataaATGTTGTGCAGGGGTCTGCGTGACAGAATGAATGAGATGCAGGTAATTTCCTGTTTTTCTGGTTGGTTCTTTGTGGGTATCAGGTATCTGGCGTCTCCGCTGGCTGAGGCATGGGGGATCAGAGATAGGCGTCGTCTGCCACCAGAGCCCAGCTGCGCGCTGGACGCCTACTTCTGCCACATGTCACACTGCCCTTCACAGGTATGTGATGCTCCACGGGTCGCCGATGACAGCTGCACTCCGCTCTTTCACGGCCTTTAACCTACTCTGCCTCTCATTCACAGACATGAGGTTGGTAAAAAAGAGGATTCCACATAACCTATAAGAATACTTGCAGTGCACGATTATAGTACGAGTCTTAATCAGGAATAACTGGTTTTATATCCGTATTCAGTTATTCAATGTGAGAGCCATTCAGATTGGCTGGTTTGTGTACGTTGTTACACACAGCCTCCATCCTAAAGCCGCCTCTCTCTGGGCTATCAGGCTGAGGTGAGGTCGCTGTGCAAGAAGACAAGCTGGTCCGAGCGGAGGGTTCAGGTCTGGTTCAGGAGACGGAGGAACCAGGACCGGGCCGGTCTGTGCAAGAGGTTCTGTGAGgccaggtgagtgtgtgtgtgtgtgggagtgggagtgggagtgggagtggtagtgggagtgtgtgtgtttgtgtgtgtgtgtgtgtgtgtgtgtgtgtgtgtgtgtgtgtgtgtgtgtgtgtgtgtgtgtgtgtgtgtgtatgtgtgtgtgtgtgtgtgtgtgtgtgtgtgtgtgtgtgtgtgtgtgtgtgtgtgtgtgtgtgtgtgtgtgtgtgtgtgtgtgtgtgtgtgtggttgtgtgtgtgtgtgtgcgcatgtttgtttgtttttagttgTGTTGTACTGCCGTTGTGACTGCATAATATGCTCGCCTCTTAACAGTTGGAGATGTACATTCTACTTATTTGCCTTTCTTGGAGGAATCCTTGCCCTCTACGATGTAAGTATTTGCTTTTCCGATCCAATGATAACACAGCGATGTAGAGGCGCATTCCGACTGAGGGACTGCTTCGAAAGCGGCTCAGTGTTTTGGCTACACCCACTCACTTAGTTCCTTTTGGCGTCAAAACAGACCGCAAAGCAAGGCGATAACAGTGTCACTGTGTGAAGGAATTTACATCAgcaaaatgcaatgcaacgtCTTAGACAAGGGCAAATGGTAAGTCTATTTTTCTGTAATGTTAAAGTGTGTTTTTGATTGAAAATCCTAAAACTTCACCACATGCAAAATTCGATACAATACTACATTCAGCTACatctagggccctattttaacggtatGAAACCGAAGTCAGAAGCGCAAAACGGAAGTAGCGTTGTGGACAGGTCTCTGCccctgttgctattataccggcgacTAAtttactcttgcgcccgacgcaaGTCTTAAAAGGGTTGCCCCAAAGTAGcttaattacccgtaggtgtggtctgggcgtaacgtgcaataaaccaatgagaatgccatctcccatcccctttgaGAGCCATGAGTGCATTTGAACCtccgagttgatattttgacagcgtgtttgcagtctccgatgagacagatgcatgaccacatacattttaaacttcaaatggctctgtttatggccaaataatatggcctaattcacacatggaatagcgttttcttctacaacttcggaaatactgagtcgtcatgtaaatttcggcaaagaacacttaacacacatatgatatgcggtaatgTGGCCGCAACTGttggtctatttaatgatatgcggcaattACATTAACAcatagtttcttaccagtattgtatacattatcgttatcgacttatGTTCCTAATGTGCATGTATTCCCCCGTTAatgtacattgccatggactgtaggcctattatgcgttacgtgtttagtttacGTGTGTTTAAACGGATGGATGCATACACGcgcgcctgcattcattcattctttttaacactcactcgcggtaaaacaatgttttctcacgattaaatcctaaaagttatgggcttgtacacgatgtctgcgtcaagaaaatatgtgttttctgtacagtgtttgcagctgcattgatttaaatagaacttattaccgctgtatcatctgttctttcccaaataatttaaccaacgttattATTTACCGTAAAAAGAGATTTTGACTTGGAAGGCTGGTAGGCCTATTTAGCCTACATTGCTCGagtttattgttgttattaatattattgtacctatatatacagtgttcattcatgcagcccctatggaaaaaaataaggtttccacaatccacatcatcctcataatatttaaattaggcAAATCATTTGCATGtagcctactggtgtgtaaGCTTATTTTGCAGTTCTGACCTGCCATGGTAGGCCTACGTCGAACTAGCAACcccaactgcgctatccgctagtgcaGACCAGGTATTTGTCGGTCAGTTGCACAACTGTTTTATCGATGTGTATtgcaccatgtatcatttgcgccggaacacgcctCCGCTTTTCGCCGACATGCCTCTCAGCGCACAAGTTTAGTGGCGCAGGATTGCTGCGGGGGAAAattctgaaggtattattgtagcaaaagtctttagcacctgtaactgcagaatttgaatgcgtacactaaagtcacagtaatttgaagtcgtatatatttattttgcatgtgtaggcctactctaaccacaaatgtgtaacagtacatttgtagtcgtaaatattttttataccattgtaaacacaaaatagggtctacgagcaTATTCTTCTCTGTTCTTACTTGAACTAAGTCACTAAGTTacttttcacagatgtgcaacttctgatgcattagttcaaatttgggtttacgaatgcacaccttttgggcatgttctcagattatgaaacacgggtgtgcgaatgtgttttgcacctactgcgctgcaataattgtagcaaaaggatttgtgcacctgtaacacagatttgcattctcgtagaccctattttgtgtttacaatggtataaaaaatatttacgactacaaatgtactgttacacatttgtgactttagagtacacatgcaaaataaatatatacgacttcaaatttactgtgactttagtgtaggcctacgcattcaaattctgcaattacaggtgctaaagacttttgctacaataataccttcatagttTCGGCTTTGCGCcggttgcaaactagcaaagatacatgcgtcggtgtagaaagtcaattgcgctggatgcatgATAGGGCCCCTAATGTCGAGGACTCGCCTCAACCGTATCCAATCAGCGCAGACTAGTTAGGAGCTGCTCAGAAAGCTCCTACCTCGAGGAAGGTTCTAGCTGTGCCGCTAACTGGACAGCTAAACGGTGAAGTTGGGCGGATCCTCTCTCCCAAGCCAGACCCACAGATCACTAGAGGGACAAGCCTCTCAGTCGAGACGAGCCTCATGTATCTTCTTTGTGCCCACCTTTtcaggaaaacaaaaaaatgcctGCATTCGTGTTTTTCAAAATGATTCTCAAACTCAAGTAATCGAGAACTTGTTTTCCTTTTTGTTGCTTTATCACTTATAGAAACCTTGGCTTTACAATCTGAGAGATGTTTGGGAAGGCTTCCCGAAACAGGTGAATTACTCAGCATCTAtctgtatgagtgagtgagtgagtgagagagagtgtgtttgagaatgtgagtgtgtgagtgtgtgagtgagtgagtgagtgagtgagtgagtgagtgagtgagtgagtgagtgagcgtgcgtgcgtgctttcttgtgtgtgttcacagtgtCGCTTCAGATTTCCCTTTTTGTACGTAGTCGATGCTGCCATCTCAGTACTGGTATTACCTGATGGAAATGggcttctacctctctctgctcctcagtCTCACATTTGATGTGAAGCGCAAGGTGAGTGGGGCACATACAAaccaataaatatattattatataatgtaCGATACAAATATACTACATTTACATTACTATAGCTTAATGGTTTTGTATTAGACAATATGTTTgcttattctacttcatttaagaatgcttgattctgattgggaggagggcattaacccggcagattgcccgctgacttgtcggttctacttgctgctgactgagcacagcatcataaaatagtagatcaatacgccgcttatATTTTTTGGAAtatttgattctgattggctgcagggtgtccatAAATCCCTGATACATGGACACctgttaaagggacactgtgtaatattttaagtaatttattacctcaaatcaacgtattcattcataaataagtcctcattgttgtaaaattatctctgccaaaaatctcacttatcctcctgagcgaagaattattaatatgtagttacataggacgggtaagcttcatggaggcttccatgttcttccggtctatgaactgccgagagggacaaaaagcactacatggtacaggaaatgcaaacgcattttcactctgagccagcgtga
This genomic stretch from Gadus chalcogrammus isolate NIFS_2021 chromosome 9, NIFS_Gcha_1.0, whole genome shotgun sequence harbors:
- the LOC130389654 gene encoding ceramide synthase 2-like, with translation MLEQVSEFLWWERLWLPKNVSWSDLKDGDGLVYARPSHLYLALPCAFALLLVRYLFERYLASPLAEAWGIRDRRRLPPEPSCALDAYFCHMSHCPSQAEVRSLCKKTSWSERRVQVWFRRRRNQDRAGLCKRFCEASWRCTFYLFAFLGGILALYDKPWLYNLRDVWEGFPKQSMLPSQYWYYLMEMGFYLSLLLSLTFDVKRKDFKEQVVHHIATLTLLAFSWASNYIRIGTLVMATHDSADILLEGAKILNYAKWKRSADAMFVVFTLIFALTRMVILPFWLIHCTWVYPVERFEPFFGYYFFNAMLVVLQILHFYWGLLISKMLYKCLFSKLEGDERSDEEEEDRSDEEEEGKDPPKKENQRLDHTTSCRPRGRAN